The Procambarus clarkii isolate CNS0578487 chromosome 91, FALCON_Pclarkii_2.0, whole genome shotgun sequence genome includes a region encoding these proteins:
- the LOC123773915 gene encoding uncharacterized protein — protein MNEKKAHDNETKGPDTGEGELEMVRHQNTQLHHEQVGLQQETGMLEDTSVQEMQPHDVLPVHNTNQQEPDGPKEPGGPIRRPGFRSKSGIGPPPRPFKKARYAWEIKNYEHTLSNMTQNLGECSTDIQDDSQDSQSSDVNSEGSQEDGVLDPREGLPVGNLDRAAFLDPRARPRPDLMPPIMPAPYPTTYGMMAAPPPPDASLRPGDCLKEGQQVPPDPDAGILRWHTRQLCRSIFDNTVNRMLENMGFSPVTERSQGIHPLLVLSLSDDEEREAEEAQQRALENEALTAAMHNKGLFMSHYDPLESGTTTDYDSSDDDSDLGEDQGPDELHMTHMISRPLPRVPAMPAVPTMPAMPITCNVPLAPPSTQPSSPHSIPPHRPQEPDCDLNKHACDAAVPGKDASCRNESTIDNNNKNSVGDHSDGTAAESEESRDEADRRQADTPHKAENENNNDKFFVDQAIEMAIKQQGLGYQQA, from the coding sequence ATGAATGAGAAGAAGGCCCATGACAATGAAACAAAAGGGCCAGACACAGGTGAAGGGGAGCTGGAGATGGTACGCCATCAGAACACACAGTTACACCATGAGCAGGTGGGACTGCAGCAGGAGACTGGTATGTTGGAGGATACATCGGTGCAGGAGATGCAGCCACACGATGTCTTGCCCGTCCATAACACTAATCAGCAGGAACCAGATGGACCTAAGGAACCAGGAGGGCCTATCAGGAGACCGGGGTTTAGAAGTAAGTCGGGGATTGGGCCTCCGCCTCGACCATTTAAAAAAGCTAGGTATGCTTGGGAGATTAAGAACTATGAACATACTTTAAGCAATATGACTCAGAATTTAGGTGAATGTTCAACAGATATACAAGATGACAGTCAAGACTCTCAGTCCAGTGATGTGAACAGTGAGGGAAGTCAAGAAGATGGTGTCTTAGATCCCAGGGAGGGGTTACCTGTAGGCAACTTAGACAGAGCAGCTTTTTTGGATCCGAGAGCGAGGCCTCGACCTGATCTCATGCCGCCCATCATGCCTGCACCATATCCAACGACGTATGGCATGATGGCTGCTCCGCCTCCGCCTGATGCAAGCTTACGGCCAGGTGACTGCTTAAAGGAAGGTCAGCAGGTGCCTCCTGACCCAGATGCTGGCATATTGAGATGGCACACAAGACAGTTATGTCGCAGCATCTTTGACAACACTGTAAACCGAATGCTAGAGAACATGGGTTTCTCACCAGTAACGGAAAGAAGCCAAGGGATCCACCCTCTTTTAGTTTTAAGCTTAAGTGATGATGAGGAGCGGGAAGCGGAAGAAGCCCAACAGCGAGCATTAGAAAATGAAGCCCTTACTGCAGCCATGCATAATAAGGGTCTTTTTATGTCTCATTATGACCCACTAGAAAGTGGCACTACCACAGATTACGACTCGTCTGATGACGACAGTGATCTAGGTGAAGACCAAGGCCCAGATGAGCTCCATATGACGCACATGATCAGCAGACCGTTGCCTCGTGTACCTGCCATGCCTGCTGTGCCCACTATGCCTGCCATGCCCATTACATGCAATGTGCCACTGGCTCCCCCtagcacccagccctcatccccacaCTCGATTCCGCCCCATCGGCCGCAAGAGCCAGACTGTGATTTAAACAAGCATGCCTGTGATGCAGCTGTACCTGGAAAAGATGCAAGCTGTAGAAATGAATCTACcatagacaacaacaacaagaactctGTAGGGGACCACAGCGACGGCACGGCAGCAGAGAGTGAGGAAAGCAGAGATGAGGCCGATAGAAGGCAAGCAGACACTCCACACAAAGCAGAAAACGAGAACAACAACGATAAATTTTTTGTAGACCAAGCCATCGAGATGGCCATTAAACAACAA